Proteins encoded together in one Chloroflexota bacterium window:
- a CDS encoding glucose 1-dehydrogenase, with protein MRLDGKVALITGAGSGMGRVASLLFAREGAKIVGTDVDEAAGRETEAMARAEGLDVRFFKADVSKEADCRAMVAFAEETFGKLNVLYNNAGIFPEADHSVTDTDEAVWDRVLAVNVKGVYLGCKYAIPAMQRAGGGSIVNIASFVALVGCTVPQDAYTASKGAVIAMTRSLAVQFAPEGIRTNAICPGPIETPLLMSWLLTDPEAKAKRLARNPTGRFGKPEDIVYLALYLASDESTWTNGAIISADGGITANYF; from the coding sequence ATGCGGTTGGATGGCAAGGTCGCGCTGATCACCGGCGCGGGATCGGGCATGGGGCGCGTCGCCTCGCTGCTCTTCGCCCGCGAGGGCGCGAAGATCGTCGGGACGGACGTAGACGAGGCGGCCGGCCGCGAGACCGAGGCGATGGCCCGGGCCGAGGGGCTGGACGTCCGCTTCTTCAAGGCCGACGTCAGCAAGGAGGCCGACTGCCGGGCGATGGTCGCCTTCGCGGAGGAGACGTTCGGCAAGCTGAACGTCCTCTACAACAACGCCGGCATCTTCCCCGAGGCCGACCACTCGGTGACCGACACCGACGAGGCCGTCTGGGATCGCGTCCTGGCCGTCAACGTCAAGGGCGTCTACCTGGGCTGCAAGTACGCTATCCCGGCTATGCAGCGCGCTGGCGGCGGCTCGATCGTCAACATCGCGTCGTTCGTGGCGCTGGTGGGCTGCACCGTGCCGCAGGACGCCTACACGGCCTCGAAGGGGGCGGTGATCGCAATGACGCGCTCGCTGGCGGTGCAGTTCGCGCCGGAGGGCATCCGCACGAACGCCATCTGCCCTGGCCCCATCGAGACGCCGCTGCTGATGAGCTGGCTGCTCACCGATCCCGAGGCGAAGGCGAAGCGGCTGGCGCGCAACCCGACGGGGCGCTTCGGCAAGCCGGAGGACATCGTCTACCTGGCGCTGTACCTGGCGTCAGACGAATCGACCTGGACGAACGGCGCGATCATCAGCGCGGACGGCGGCATCACCGCCAACTACTTCTGA
- a CDS encoding efflux RND transporter permease subunit: MSLTRIAVFRPVVALTVTLALVLFGVVSYTSLGLEQNPELNLPIVTVQVVYPGASARSVEEQVARRIEDAVAGLGNIKTITSVSRNSLATVTVEFNEGVDVDTAASDVERRVSGVRRDLPTDAEEPSFVKLDLNDVPVLYLSVTSSTGDPVQLYRMADDIVRPRIETVDGVGRVVMVGGRTPEVQVEIDPEKLRAYGLTITDVASAVRGQFLSTSGGDVKTGTGDNTRKVTLSIDSRETDLNALGAMPVTSPDGFSTELRNVAKVYLGGKEAEETVRVNGQPAAGLLVFKQSSANITQTVDKVRPVVEQVGKELPTGFTLGVAVDQSHAVRQTVVGVEEELVLAALITGVVLFFFLHSLRSTIIVMVAIPSSLLVALIVMKVLGLTLNTMTLIGLTTAIGVLVDDSIVVLENIFTHLERGKDPKSAAIDGRSEIGLAAIAITMVDVAVWGPIIFITGITGAFLRSFAIVMVAATLASLLVSFTLTPLFASRWLTTAHEHGLLARIGGFWEPAYRFFEGVYTRVLHWSLRHRPVVMLLAAAVFGINFVVLPRLGTEFVPDINKDTVTVIGELPAGTALEAADRAAKRWELLLLDKERFPEIQTAYVVVGRGDTDFDRESRFISLTLDVGETSSRARTSNQVGQAVSDVGEQIVPGMQARLGGMRAGGQGQPVTVRIFGNDLDTLTGLANTASRTLAARPELADVTNNMSAAPEMTLKPNANRLMDLGLSTQTVGNAVRIAYQGQVVGKWTEASGKERDVRVRLPDSLRYNTEAVSDLPLIRRGQGAGVAVGGTQPGATMLTIRQVATESIENKPIKITRVNRQRVATIGAEPNGVPLGSATRAATEVLNGMALPAGSHWSFAGQGDEQASSFRQLGIGLGLSIVLMYMVLTVLYESWLQPLLILTALPLASVGAFLGLLAFNQTLSVPAFIGLIALFGLVGKNAILLVDRTNDLRRDGMDRISALELAGPHRLRPILMTSAVLILSMIPVALKWGDGGEMRAPLGAVLVGGMATSTFLSLLYVPVAYTYFDSLSTLLGRLSRFELHLPFLGGRPGRGGQGHGERPSRPATRPAGRTSSAPLPVSGGAALASERVAPARGGHRRPRLVVGHGP, translated from the coding sequence ATGAGTCTGACCAGAATCGCGGTGTTCCGGCCCGTGGTGGCCCTGACCGTGACGCTTGCCCTGGTCCTGTTCGGGGTCGTCAGCTACACCAGCCTGGGGCTGGAGCAGAACCCCGAGCTCAACCTGCCGATTGTCACGGTGCAGGTGGTGTACCCTGGCGCCAGCGCGCGGTCGGTTGAGGAGCAGGTGGCGCGGCGCATCGAGGACGCCGTGGCCGGCCTCGGCAACATCAAGACCATCACCTCGGTCTCGCGGAACAGCCTCGCCACCGTCACCGTCGAGTTCAACGAAGGCGTGGATGTCGACACCGCCGCCAGCGACGTGGAGCGGCGCGTCAGCGGCGTCCGCCGTGACCTCCCGACCGACGCCGAGGAGCCGAGCTTCGTCAAGCTCGACCTCAACGACGTGCCCGTGCTCTACCTGAGCGTCACGTCCAGCACCGGCGATCCGGTCCAGCTCTACCGCATGGCCGACGACATCGTGCGACCGCGCATCGAGACGGTCGACGGCGTGGGCCGCGTCGTCATGGTCGGCGGGCGCACGCCCGAGGTGCAGGTCGAGATCGATCCTGAGAAGCTGCGCGCCTACGGCCTGACCATCACCGACGTGGCGAGCGCCGTGCGGGGCCAGTTCCTCAGCACGTCCGGTGGCGACGTCAAGACCGGCACCGGCGACAACACTCGTAAGGTTACGCTGAGCATCGACTCCCGCGAGACGGATCTGAACGCCCTCGGCGCGATGCCCGTCACCTCGCCAGACGGCTTCAGCACCGAGCTGCGGAACGTCGCGAAGGTCTACCTCGGCGGCAAGGAAGCCGAGGAGACCGTGCGCGTCAACGGCCAGCCGGCCGCCGGCCTGCTGGTCTTCAAGCAGTCGAGCGCCAACATCACGCAGACGGTGGACAAGGTCCGGCCCGTCGTGGAGCAGGTGGGCAAGGAGCTGCCGACCGGGTTCACGCTGGGTGTGGCTGTTGACCAGAGCCACGCGGTCCGCCAGACCGTCGTGGGCGTCGAGGAAGAGCTGGTGCTGGCCGCACTCATCACCGGCGTCGTCCTCTTCTTCTTCCTGCACAGCCTCCGCAGCACCATCATCGTGATGGTGGCGATCCCCAGCTCACTGCTGGTCGCCCTGATCGTCATGAAGGTGCTCGGGCTGACCCTCAACACGATGACGTTGATCGGCCTGACGACGGCCATCGGCGTGCTCGTGGACGACTCCATCGTGGTGCTGGAGAACATCTTCACCCACCTGGAGCGGGGCAAAGACCCGAAGTCGGCGGCCATCGACGGCCGCTCCGAGATCGGGCTGGCGGCGATCGCCATCACCATGGTGGACGTGGCCGTCTGGGGACCGATCATCTTCATCACCGGCATTACCGGGGCGTTCCTGCGGTCGTTCGCCATCGTCATGGTGGCCGCCACGCTGGCCTCGCTGCTGGTCAGCTTCACCCTGACCCCGCTGTTCGCCTCACGCTGGCTGACGACGGCCCACGAGCACGGCCTGCTGGCGCGGATCGGCGGTTTCTGGGAGCCGGCCTACCGCTTCTTCGAGGGCGTGTACACCCGTGTCCTGCACTGGTCATTGCGGCACCGTCCGGTCGTGATGCTGCTGGCCGCCGCCGTCTTCGGGATCAACTTCGTGGTGTTGCCACGCCTGGGCACCGAGTTCGTGCCCGACATCAACAAGGACACCGTGACCGTCATCGGCGAGCTGCCGGCTGGCACCGCGCTGGAGGCCGCCGACCGTGCCGCCAAGCGCTGGGAGCTGCTCCTGCTCGACAAGGAGCGCTTCCCCGAGATTCAGACGGCCTACGTGGTCGTCGGGCGCGGCGATACCGACTTCGACCGCGAGTCTCGCTTCATCTCGCTGACGCTGGACGTGGGCGAGACCAGCAGCCGCGCGCGCACCAGCAACCAGGTCGGCCAGGCCGTCTCGGATGTCGGCGAGCAGATCGTGCCCGGCATGCAGGCGCGGCTCGGCGGGATGCGCGCGGGCGGCCAGGGCCAGCCAGTGACGGTCCGCATCTTCGGCAACGACCTCGACACCCTGACTGGGCTGGCCAACACGGCCAGCAGGACGCTGGCCGCCCGCCCTGAGCTGGCCGACGTGACGAACAACATGTCGGCCGCCCCAGAGATGACCCTCAAGCCGAACGCCAACCGCCTGATGGACCTCGGCCTCTCGACGCAGACCGTCGGCAACGCCGTGCGGATCGCCTATCAGGGGCAGGTGGTCGGGAAGTGGACGGAGGCCAGCGGCAAGGAGCGCGACGTTCGGGTTCGCCTGCCGGACAGCCTGCGCTACAACACGGAAGCCGTGTCTGACCTCCCGCTGATCCGGCGCGGCCAGGGTGCAGGTGTGGCGGTTGGCGGCACCCAGCCGGGCGCCACCATGCTGACCATCCGGCAGGTTGCCACCGAGAGCATCGAGAACAAGCCGATCAAGATCACCCGCGTCAACCGTCAGCGCGTGGCAACCATCGGCGCGGAGCCAAACGGCGTGCCACTTGGTTCGGCGACGAGAGCGGCAACCGAGGTGCTGAACGGCATGGCGCTGCCGGCCGGCAGCCACTGGTCGTTCGCGGGGCAGGGCGACGAGCAGGCCAGCTCGTTCCGACAGCTCGGCATCGGGCTGGGCCTGTCTATCGTGCTGATGTACATGGTGCTGACGGTCCTCTACGAGAGCTGGCTGCAGCCGCTCCTGATCCTGACGGCGCTGCCGCTGGCGTCGGTTGGCGCGTTCCTGGGCCTGCTGGCCTTCAACCAGACGCTCAGCGTGCCGGCCTTCATCGGGTTGATCGCCCTGTTCGGCCTTGTCGGCAAGAACGCGATCCTGCTGGTGGACCGTACGAACGACCTGCGCCGTGATGGGATGGACCGGATCTCGGCGCTGGAGCTGGCCGGGCCGCACCGCCTCCGCCCGATCCTGATGACCTCGGCGGTGTTGATCCTGAGCATGATCCCCGTCGCGCTCAAGTGGGGCGACGGCGGTGAGATGCGCGCGCCGCTCGGCGCGGTGCTGGTGGGCGGCATGGCGACCAGCACGTTCCTCTCGCTGTTGTACGTGCCGGTGGCCTACACCTACTTCGACAGCCTGAGCACACTGCTGGGCCGCCTGTCGCGCTTCGAGCTGCACCTGCCGTTCCTGGGCGGACGGCCTGGGCGAGGCGGCCAGGGCCATGGCGAGCGTCCGTCACGGCCAGCGACACGGCCGGCCGGCCGCACGTCGAGCGCGCCGCTCCCGGTCTCGGGCGGGGCTGCGCTGGCCTCGGAGCGGGTGGCGCCAGCGCGCGGCGGCCACCGTCGGCCACGGCTGGTGGTCGGCCACGGGCCGTGA
- a CDS encoding DUF3151 domain-containing protein — translation MAQDRPSFVDLSAQLTTPSVQLPPEPDEALAALAAALEVGQDGSEARYAALANVVRRWPAFVGGWAALAGVARGLGRDVEAYAFGRTGYHRALDRLRGNGWRGTGLVVWAHEPNRSALLAFYELFRAAERIGETPEVERLRKLLLDSDPSDPLGVGG, via the coding sequence ATGGCCCAGGACCGCCCGAGCTTCGTGGATCTCTCGGCGCAGTTGACGACGCCCTCGGTGCAGCTTCCGCCCGAGCCTGACGAGGCGCTGGCCGCGCTGGCGGCTGCGCTGGAGGTGGGCCAGGACGGCTCGGAGGCGCGCTACGCGGCGCTGGCGAACGTCGTGCGACGGTGGCCGGCGTTCGTCGGAGGGTGGGCGGCGCTGGCAGGGGTTGCGCGGGGACTTGGCCGCGACGTGGAGGCCTACGCCTTCGGTCGGACGGGCTACCACCGGGCGCTGGATCGACTGCGCGGGAACGGCTGGCGTGGCACGGGGCTGGTGGTGTGGGCGCACGAGCCGAACCGGTCGGCGCTGCTGGCGTTCTACGAGCTGTTCCGAGCGGCCGAGCGCATCGGGGAGACGCCGGAGGTGGAGCGGCTGCGGAAGCTGCTGCTCGACTCGGACCCGAGCGACCCGCTGGGGGTCGGCGGCTGA
- a CDS encoding Gfo/Idh/MocA family oxidoreductase — protein sequence MARTIGVAIIGTGFMGSIHARAHTLVRQVFPDLPAHPELRVVADIDGPAAERAAFKHGIPRWTTDWRDAIADPGVELVDISAPPFLHREIAMAAAALGKHIYCEKPVGRTLDEGLAIQDAIHKAGVQSFIGLNYRWAPAVMYARELIQAGRLGEIRDVRISFRTDSGAGPIGAGFTWRFSREAAGAGALADLGAHVFDMARYLAGDIAEVCGMTTTSVATRLDLKRPEGQQERTVDNDDSFAALVTFESGATGVLDASRIAVGTRADFEFTVTGSLGALKWYFPRLNELELYLPQEDRRLNGFSRLRMAAEHPMQGNFIPSPGQPLGYPDTKVIELRHLMEALAKGEPASPNIDDWVMTARALHVVPDRRWVRLDAIPATVPAT from the coding sequence ATGGCACGGACCATTGGCGTCGCCATCATTGGCACCGGTTTCATGGGCAGCATCCACGCGCGCGCCCACACCCTCGTGCGGCAGGTCTTCCCGGACCTGCCGGCCCACCCCGAGCTGCGCGTGGTCGCGGACATCGACGGCCCGGCCGCCGAGCGCGCCGCCTTCAAGCACGGCATCCCCCGCTGGACGACGGACTGGCGCGACGCCATCGCCGATCCGGGCGTCGAGCTGGTGGACATCAGCGCCCCGCCGTTCCTGCACCGCGAGATCGCGATGGCGGCGGCGGCGCTCGGCAAGCACATCTACTGCGAGAAGCCAGTCGGGCGGACCCTGGACGAGGGATTGGCGATCCAGGACGCGATCCACAAGGCGGGCGTTCAGAGCTTCATCGGGCTGAACTACCGCTGGGCGCCGGCCGTCATGTACGCCCGCGAGCTGATCCAGGCGGGCCGCCTGGGGGAGATCCGCGACGTGCGGATCTCGTTCCGCACCGACAGCGGCGCCGGGCCGATTGGCGCGGGTTTCACCTGGCGCTTCAGCCGCGAGGCGGCCGGGGCCGGCGCGCTGGCCGATCTCGGCGCGCACGTCTTCGACATGGCCCGCTACCTGGCGGGGGACATCGCCGAGGTCTGCGGGATGACGACGACCTCGGTGGCGACGCGCCTCGACCTGAAGCGGCCAGAGGGCCAGCAGGAGCGCACCGTCGACAACGACGACAGCTTCGCGGCGCTGGTGACGTTCGAGAGCGGGGCGACGGGCGTCCTCGACGCGAGCCGCATCGCCGTGGGCACGCGCGCCGACTTCGAGTTCACGGTGACCGGCTCGCTCGGGGCCTTGAAATGGTACTTCCCGCGCCTCAACGAGCTGGAGCTGTACCTGCCGCAGGAGGACCGGCGGCTGAACGGCTTCAGCCGGCTGCGGATGGCCGCCGAGCACCCGATGCAGGGCAACTTCATCCCCAGCCCGGGCCAGCCGCTCGGGTACCCGGACACGAAGGTCATCGAGCTGCGACACTTGATGGAGGCGCTGGCAAAGGGCGAGCCGGCCTCGCCGAACATCGACGACTGGGTCATGACGGCACGGGCGCTGCACGTGGTGCCGGACCGCCGCTGGGTGCGCCTCGACGCCATCCCGGCAACCGTCCCGGCAACGTAG
- a CDS encoding sulfurtransferase: MATEYANGAALVSTDWVAENLNNPAVRLIEVDVDTTAYDQGHIPGAVGFNWATQLTDQIRRDIPPKAQWEALLSEAGVWPDLKIVFYGDNNNWFAAYAYWVARLYGHTDVALMNGGRKKWELEGRSLVTDAPSVKPSKYQAKDLDLAFRAFQREVLDYVGANGGKALVDVRSPAEFSGEIVAPPGLPETAQRAGHIPGASNIPWAQTVNEDGTFKSADDLKTLYSAKGITPDKDVVAYCRIGERSSHSWFVLSQLLGFPKVRNYDGSWTEWGSIIGAPIDNPAAS; this comes from the coding sequence ATGGCGACGGAGTACGCGAACGGAGCGGCCCTCGTTTCGACGGACTGGGTGGCCGAGAACCTGAACAACCCGGCCGTCCGGCTGATCGAGGTCGATGTTGACACGACGGCCTACGATCAGGGGCACATCCCCGGGGCAGTCGGCTTCAACTGGGCGACGCAGCTCACGGACCAGATCCGCCGGGACATCCCGCCGAAGGCGCAGTGGGAGGCCCTGCTGAGCGAGGCGGGCGTCTGGCCGGACCTGAAGATCGTCTTCTACGGCGACAACAACAACTGGTTCGCGGCCTACGCGTACTGGGTGGCGCGGCTGTACGGCCACACCGACGTGGCATTGATGAACGGCGGGCGCAAGAAGTGGGAGCTTGAGGGGCGCTCGCTGGTCACCGACGCGCCGAGCGTCAAGCCCTCGAAGTACCAGGCGAAGGATCTGGATCTGGCGTTCCGGGCCTTCCAGCGTGAGGTGCTCGACTACGTCGGCGCGAACGGCGGCAAGGCGCTGGTGGACGTGCGCTCGCCGGCCGAGTTCAGCGGCGAGATCGTGGCGCCTCCAGGGCTGCCGGAGACGGCGCAGCGGGCCGGGCACATCCCAGGGGCCAGCAACATCCCGTGGGCGCAGACGGTCAACGAGGACGGCACGTTCAAGTCGGCTGACGACCTGAAGACGCTGTACTCCGCGAAGGGCATCACGCCAGACAAGGACGTCGTGGCCTACTGCCGCATCGGCGAGCGGTCCTCGCACTCCTGGTTCGTGCTGTCGCAGTTGCTGGGCTTCCCGAAGGTCCGTAACTACGACGGCTCCTGGACGGAGTGGGGCAGCATCATCGGCGCGCCGATCGACAACCCGGCTGCCTCCTGA
- a CDS encoding potassium channel family protein — protein sequence MTDDGRRERRQQLTERVERASRLPMVLLSIVFLAAVALPELVELTPELHETLEGVNWLIWAVFAFELGLMTYLAPDRRRYLLEHWVDVLTVLVPFLLSVRLLRIAIVSARLWTEVRVLIYQRTFSTVAMTSLVSAICAATLVYAVERGGEGPIQTYPDALWWAAATVTTVGYGDVFPKTAAGRGIAFLLMLVGISVFGLLTARVAAFFVQENEHEVDHHGQKLDEVLTRLERLEAALKDLTAQPPG from the coding sequence GTGACTGACGATGGACGGCGCGAGCGCCGGCAGCAGCTCACCGAGCGCGTCGAGCGGGCCTCGCGCCTGCCGATGGTGCTGCTCTCGATTGTGTTCCTGGCGGCCGTCGCCCTGCCCGAGCTGGTCGAGCTGACGCCGGAGCTGCACGAGACCCTCGAAGGCGTCAACTGGCTGATCTGGGCCGTGTTCGCCTTTGAGCTGGGCCTGATGACCTACCTTGCCCCCGACCGGCGGCGCTACCTGCTCGAACACTGGGTTGACGTGCTGACGGTGCTGGTGCCGTTCCTGCTCTCGGTGCGGCTGCTGCGGATCGCGATTGTGAGCGCGCGCCTCTGGACCGAGGTCCGCGTGCTGATCTACCAGCGGACCTTCAGCACGGTGGCGATGACCAGCCTCGTCTCGGCCATCTGCGCCGCGACGCTGGTGTACGCCGTCGAGCGGGGCGGCGAGGGGCCGATCCAGACCTATCCTGACGCGCTCTGGTGGGCGGCGGCGACGGTGACCACGGTCGGGTACGGGGACGTCTTCCCGAAGACGGCTGCCGGGCGCGGCATCGCGTTCCTGCTGATGCTGGTCGGCATCAGCGTGTTCGGCCTGCTGACGGCGCGGGTGGCCGCCTTCTTCGTGCAGGAGAACGAGCACGAGGTGGATCATCACGGCCAGAAGCTGGACGAGGTGCTGACCCGGCTGGAGCGCCTCGAAGCAGCCCTGAAAGACCTCACCGCCCAGCCCCCGGGGTAA
- a CDS encoding DUF2283 domain-containing protein, translating into MKLHYYPETDSLYIELRSTPGADVQEIGDGVVVDLDVDGNPVGIDIDGASHRLDLTTLELIAMPAAPTRLVG; encoded by the coding sequence GTGAAGCTGCACTACTACCCGGAGACCGACTCCCTGTATATCGAGTTGCGCTCGACTCCGGGGGCTGATGTTCAAGAAATTGGTGACGGCGTCGTTGTGGATCTGGACGTGGACGGCAACCCGGTCGGTATTGACATTGATGGGGCGTCGCACCGGCTCGATCTTACGACACTGGAGCTCATCGCGATGCCGGCCGCGCCCACGCGGCTCGTTGGGTAG
- a CDS encoding response regulator transcription factor: MIASTPQRVLIIDRHPAVGRGLKALVGNMPGLRVVGLATRGENGLAQAAEATPDVALVDADLPGLCSEAVIRLLRSRLPLTRIVALGIYPERKWTLLTAGAHEFVLKDAGYDALRSAIAGPAAGPASDAPDAATDTTSAAVAGPVGPGRPTRNAERVLP; the protein is encoded by the coding sequence ATGATCGCTTCAACCCCCCAGCGCGTCCTCATCATCGACCGTCACCCGGCCGTCGGGCGCGGCCTCAAGGCCCTCGTCGGCAACATGCCGGGCCTGCGTGTCGTCGGGCTGGCGACGCGCGGCGAGAACGGGCTGGCCCAGGCCGCCGAAGCAACGCCTGATGTCGCGCTGGTGGACGCCGATCTGCCGGGCCTGTGCAGCGAAGCGGTCATCAGGCTGCTGCGCTCGCGCCTCCCTTTGACGAGGATCGTCGCCCTGGGCATCTACCCCGAGCGCAAGTGGACGCTCCTGACGGCCGGCGCGCACGAGTTCGTGCTGAAGGACGCCGGCTACGACGCCCTCCGGAGCGCCATCGCAGGCCCGGCCGCCGGGCCTGCCAGCGATGCTCCGGACGCCGCCACCGACACAACGTCGGCCGCTGTCGCCGGGCCAGTTGGACCCGGGCGGCCGACGCGCAACGCAGAGAGGGTGCTCCCATGA
- a CDS encoding glutamine synthetase, protein MRDAPHQPPDPRRLTLDAIAQLVDEGTVDTIVAAIPDMYGRLMGKRFTARFFLDEIAAHGMEACNYLLGCDIEMDPQPGYRLTSWESGYGDFVARPDLSTLRPIPWLEKTVLLLCDLTTQDGQPVEESPRRILQRQVERARALGYEPYMGSELELYLFKESYTSARGKHHHNLALDGSFPQDYHILQTTRDEWLIRQIRLGMEAAGIPVECSKGEWSAGQHEINLRFASAVEMADRHVVYKNGAKEIAALNDVSVTFMAKWQGDAAGSSCHVHSSLRSADGQGRPVFWEQDGQPFNASPVMRHYVAGQLALARDFSYFFAPTINSYKRYQSATFAPTVIAWGRDNRTCGFRVVGGSPSSLRIENRIPGADVNPYLTFAATIAAGLYGIEQKLEPPAPYVGDAYQDGALPRIPGSLREAISALEGSTAARAAFGAGVIEHYLNAARLEQALYDRTVTCWELDRYFERI, encoded by the coding sequence ATGCGCGACGCTCCCCACCAGCCGCCCGATCCCCGGCGGCTGACGCTCGACGCCATAGCCCAGCTTGTCGATGAGGGCACTGTCGACACCATCGTGGCCGCCATCCCGGACATGTATGGCCGGCTGATGGGGAAGCGGTTCACCGCGCGCTTCTTCCTGGACGAGATCGCGGCGCACGGCATGGAAGCCTGCAACTACCTGCTCGGCTGCGACATCGAGATGGACCCGCAGCCAGGGTACCGCCTGACCTCCTGGGAGTCCGGGTACGGCGACTTCGTGGCCCGGCCCGATCTCTCGACCCTCCGGCCGATCCCCTGGCTGGAGAAGACCGTCCTGCTGCTCTGCGATCTGACCACCCAGGACGGCCAGCCGGTCGAGGAGTCACCGCGCCGCATCCTGCAGCGGCAGGTGGAGCGCGCCCGCGCCCTCGGCTACGAGCCGTACATGGGCTCGGAGCTGGAGTTGTACCTCTTCAAGGAGTCGTACACGTCGGCGCGCGGCAAGCACCACCACAACCTGGCCCTGGACGGCTCCTTCCCCCAGGACTACCACATCCTCCAGACCACCCGCGACGAGTGGCTGATCCGCCAGATCCGCCTCGGGATGGAGGCGGCCGGCATCCCCGTCGAGTGCAGCAAGGGCGAGTGGAGCGCCGGCCAGCACGAGATCAACCTGCGCTTCGCCAGCGCCGTCGAGATGGCCGACCGGCACGTCGTCTACAAGAACGGCGCGAAGGAGATCGCCGCCCTCAACGACGTCAGCGTGACGTTCATGGCGAAGTGGCAGGGCGACGCGGCCGGCTCGTCCTGCCACGTCCACTCCAGCCTGCGTTCGGCGGATGGGCAGGGCCGCCCGGTCTTCTGGGAGCAGGACGGCCAGCCGTTCAACGCCTCGCCCGTGATGCGGCACTATGTGGCCGGGCAGTTGGCCCTGGCGCGCGACTTCAGCTACTTCTTCGCCCCGACCATCAACTCGTACAAGCGGTACCAGTCGGCCACGTTCGCGCCGACGGTCATCGCCTGGGGCAGAGATAACCGCACCTGCGGCTTTCGGGTGGTGGGCGGCTCGCCGTCGAGCCTCCGCATTGAGAACCGCATCCCTGGCGCCGACGTGAACCCGTACCTGACCTTCGCCGCCACCATCGCGGCGGGCCTCTATGGCATCGAGCAGAAGCTGGAGCCGCCCGCGCCGTACGTCGGAGACGCCTACCAGGACGGCGCGCTGCCGCGCATCCCCGGCAGCCTCCGCGAGGCGATCTCGGCGCTGGAGGGGAGCACGGCGGCCCGGGCAGCCTTCGGCGCTGGCGTGATCGAGCACTACTTGAACGCCGCCCGCCTGGAGCAGGCCCTCTACGACCGCACGGTCACCTGCTGGGAGCTGGACCGCTACTTCGAACGAATCTAG
- a CDS encoding M20/M25/M40 family metallo-hydrolase, whose product MSSRPAAQAPHPLAAQVDWDAIKEEAAQTLSAYVKLDSSHPLGRTVETAQLIADRLASEGIESRIYPTPDENKVNLVARLKAKNPSGKALILSSHMDVVQAVASDWTFDPYSGEISEGYIYGRGTLDDKGMGIMNLIAMLLLKRNNIELDRDVVALYTCDEEIGSPLGAQFMVQNHFADLDPAFVLDEGGSGATGFFSVGDVFQISVGEKKICRVTLIARAEPGHGSQPWEEAATHRLIKAAARVLAQAPEDRECEPVAEMIRRLGEGAREEIARFRATKPLLHDTIALTMMNAGYKINIIPEKAQMSFDCRLLPDTDAQAFVSNFQQLVNDPGITFEVEWPDAAPSMAPVANPLFSAIEQACLAHLPTALPVPTICVGGTDARFFRQMGIPSYGLVPGMFTGEDMKGYHGIDERLAVENLLLGTKIVYDLTLRAAARG is encoded by the coding sequence GTGAGCAGCCGACCGGCCGCCCAAGCGCCCCACCCCCTCGCAGCCCAGGTGGATTGGGACGCCATCAAAGAGGAAGCGGCGCAGACGCTCTCCGCGTACGTCAAGCTCGACAGCTCGCACCCGCTGGGGCGGACCGTCGAGACCGCCCAACTGATCGCCGACCGCCTCGCGTCGGAGGGCATCGAGTCCAGGATCTACCCGACGCCAGACGAGAACAAGGTCAACCTCGTGGCGCGGCTGAAGGCGAAGAACCCATCTGGCAAAGCGCTGATCTTGAGCAGCCACATGGACGTGGTGCAGGCCGTCGCCTCGGATTGGACGTTCGACCCGTACTCCGGCGAGATCTCCGAGGGGTACATCTACGGGCGCGGCACGCTGGATGACAAGGGCATGGGGATCATGAACCTGATCGCCATGCTGCTGCTGAAGCGCAACAACATCGAGCTGGACCGCGACGTCGTGGCGCTGTACACCTGCGACGAGGAGATCGGCAGTCCGCTCGGCGCGCAGTTCATGGTGCAGAACCACTTCGCAGACCTGGACCCGGCCTTCGTGCTGGACGAGGGCGGCTCGGGGGCGACGGGCTTCTTCAGCGTGGGCGACGTGTTCCAGATCTCGGTGGGAGAGAAGAAGATCTGCCGCGTCACGCTGATCGCGCGGGCCGAGCCGGGCCACGGCTCGCAGCCCTGGGAAGAGGCAGCGACCCACCGGCTGATCAAGGCGGCGGCGCGGGTGCTGGCCCAGGCCCCCGAGGACCGCGAGTGCGAGCCGGTGGCCGAGATGATCCGCCGGCTGGGCGAGGGGGCGCGCGAGGAGATCGCACGGTTCCGCGCCACCAAGCCGCTGCTCCACGACACCATCGCGCTGACGATGATGAACGCCGGCTACAAGATCAACATCATCCCGGAAAAGGCGCAGATGAGCTTCGACTGCCGCCTGCTCCCCGACACCGACGCCCAGGCGTTCGTCTCGAACTTCCAGCAACTGGTCAACGATCCGGGCATCACCTTCGAGGTGGAGTGGCCGGACGCCGCGCCCTCGATGGCGCCGGTGGCGAACCCGCTGTTCTCAGCCATCGAGCAGGCGTGTCTGGCCCACCTGCCGACCGCCCTGCCGGTCCCGACGATCTGTGTGGGCGGCACGGATGCCCGCTTCTTCCGCCAGATGGGTATTCCGTCGTACGGGCTGGTGCCGGGCATGTTCACCGGCGAGGACATGAAGGGGTACCACGGCATCGACGAGCGGCTGGCGGTTGAGAACCTGCTGCTCGGGACGAAGATCGTCTACGACCTGACGCTGCGAGCGGCGGCCCGAGGGTAG